One part of the Glycine soja cultivar W05 chromosome 11, ASM419377v2, whole genome shotgun sequence genome encodes these proteins:
- the LOC114374484 gene encoding uncharacterized protein LOC114374484 → MANPSGNHEEEQTTHVASSFNGNLAPDTSPTALAMKHNPGIALDWTLQEQTILEEGLSLFASEPNLTRYAKIAQNLNNKTVRDVALRVRWMNKKENCKRRKDDFPRKSKDKKVSDPAVRSSHFTAQPNVSPYALAMTMMDNDDGISHIAIGGPTGELLEQNAQALNIISTNLAALQFQGNVNLFSQTRDNIVKILNDMNDMQEAMKQMPPLPFKINETIFNSILSKTNQHMQ, encoded by the exons atggctaacCCTTCTGGGAATCACGAAGAAGAGCAGACAACCCATGTTGCGTCGTCGTTTAACGGGAATTTGGCACCCGACACTTCGCCCACCGCGCTCGCCATGAAGCACAACCCCGGCATAGCCCTCGATTGGACTCTCCAAGAACAAACTATTCTCGAAGAAGGACTCTCTCT GTTTGCGTCTGAACCTAACCTCACACGCTATGCAAAGATAGCACAAAATCTAAATAACAAGACAGTCCGTGATGTAGCACTGAGGGTCAGGTGGATGAAT aaaaaagaaaattgcaaGAGAAGGAAGGATGATTTTCCAAGGAAAAGTAAAGACAAAAAG GTTTCTGATCCTGCAGTGAGGTCATCTCACTTTACTgctcaacccaatgtttccccATATGCTCTTGCTATGACAATGATGGACAACGATGATGGCATCTCTCACATAG CTATTGGAGGCCCCACAGGTGAGCTCTTAGAGCAAAATGCACAGGCCTTGAATATAATCTCTACCAATCTTGCTGCTCTTCAG TTTCAGGGTAATGTCAATCTTTTCAGCCAAACGAGAGACAACATCGTCAAAATTTTGAATGA CATGAATGACATGCAAGAGGCAATGAAGCAAATGCCACCTCTTCCTTTTAAGATCAATGAAACAATATTCAACTCCATACTTTCCAAAACAAATCAACATATGCAATAA